A window of the Pseudomonas fluorescens genome harbors these coding sequences:
- the rpsJ gene encoding 30S ribosomal protein S10, producing MQNQQIRIRLKAFDHRLIDQSTQEIVETAKRTGAQVRGPIPLPTRKERFTVLVSPHVNKDARDQYEIRTHKRVLDIVQPTDKTVDALMKLDLAAGVEVQISLG from the coding sequence ATGCAAAATCAGCAAATCCGTATCAGGTTGAAGGCTTTTGACCATCGCCTGATCGACCAATCAACCCAGGAAATCGTGGAAACCGCGAAACGTACTGGTGCTCAAGTGCGTGGTCCAATTCCACTGCCTACCCGTAAAGAGCGGTTCACCGTTCTGGTTTCCCCTCACGTCAACAAAGACGCGCGTGACCAGTACGAGATCCGCACTCATAAGCGCGTTCTGGACATTGTCCAGCCAACGGATAAAACCGTTGATGCACTTATGAAGCTTGATCTTGCGGCCGGTGTGGAAGTGCAGATCAGCCTCGGCTAA
- the tuf gene encoding elongation factor Tu: protein MAKEKFDRSLPHVNVGTIGHVDHGKTTLTAALTRVCSEVFGSAVVEFDKIDSAPEEKARGITINTAHVEYNSNIRHYAHVDCPGHADYVKNMITGAAQMDGAILVCSAADGPMPQTREHILLSRQVGVPYIVVFLNKADLVDDAELLELVEMEVRDLLSTYDFPGDDTPIIIGSARMALEGKDDNEMGTTAVKKLVETLDSYIPEPERAIDKPFLMPIEDVFSISGRGTVVTGRIERGIVRVQDALEIVGLRDTTTTTCTGVEMFRKLLDEGRAGENCGVLLRGTKRDDVERGQVLVKPGSVKPHTKFTAEVYVLSKEEGGRHTPFFKGYRPQFYFRTTDVTGNCELPEGVEMVMPGDNIQMTVTLIKTIAMEDGLRFAIREGGRTVGAGVVAKIIE, encoded by the coding sequence GTGGCTAAAGAAAAATTTGATCGTTCCCTACCGCACGTAAACGTTGGCACCATCGGCCACGTTGACCACGGTAAAACCACTCTGACCGCTGCTCTGACTCGCGTCTGCTCCGAAGTTTTCGGTTCGGCCGTAGTTGAATTCGACAAGATCGACAGCGCTCCAGAAGAAAAAGCTCGCGGTATCACCATCAACACCGCGCACGTTGAGTACAACTCGAACATTCGTCACTACGCTCACGTTGACTGCCCAGGTCACGCTGACTACGTGAAGAACATGATCACTGGTGCTGCGCAGATGGACGGCGCGATCCTGGTTTGCTCGGCCGCTGATGGTCCGATGCCACAAACCCGTGAGCACATCCTGCTGTCCCGTCAGGTAGGCGTTCCGTACATCGTGGTTTTCCTGAACAAGGCTGACCTGGTAGACGACGCTGAACTGCTGGAACTGGTTGAGATGGAAGTTCGCGACCTGCTGTCCACCTACGACTTCCCAGGTGACGACACTCCGATCATCATCGGTTCGGCTCGTATGGCGCTGGAAGGCAAAGACGACAACGAAATGGGCACCACCGCTGTTAAGAAGCTGGTGGAAACTCTGGACAGCTACATTCCAGAGCCAGAGCGTGCTATCGACAAGCCGTTCCTGATGCCAATCGAAGACGTGTTCTCGATCTCGGGTCGCGGTACTGTTGTAACCGGTCGTATCGAGCGCGGTATCGTTCGCGTTCAAGACGCCCTGGAAATCGTTGGTCTGCGTGACACCACCACCACCACCTGCACCGGTGTTGAGATGTTCCGCAAGCTGCTGGACGAAGGTCGTGCTGGCGAGAACTGCGGCGTTCTGCTGCGTGGCACCAAGCGTGACGACGTTGAGCGTGGTCAGGTTCTGGTTAAGCCGGGTTCGGTTAAGCCGCACACCAAGTTCACCGCAGAAGTTTACGTTCTGAGCAAGGAAGAAGGCGGTCGTCACACTCCGTTCTTCAAAGGCTACCGTCCACAGTTCTACTTCCGTACTACTGACGTGACTGGTAACTGCGAGCTGCCAGAAGGCGTTGAAATGGTAATGCCAGGTGACAACATTCAGATGACTGTTACCCTGATCAAAACCATCGCGATGGAAGACGGTCTGCGTTTCGCAATCCGTGAAGGCGGCCGTACCGTTGGTGCTGGCGTCGTAGCTAAAATCATCGAGTGA
- the fusA gene encoding elongation factor G, producing MARTTPISRYRNIGIVAHVDAGKTTTTERVLFYTGKSHKMGEVHDGAATTDWMVQEQERGITITSAAITAFWKGSEKQYPHEHRFNVIDTPGHVDFTIEVERSLRVLDGAVVVFCGTSGVEPQSETVWRQANKYGVPRLVYVNKMDRAGANFLRVIGQIKQRLGHTPVPIQLAIGSEDNFQGQIDLINMQAVYWNDSDKGMVPVRKEIPADMLELATEWRSNMVEAAAEASEELMNKYLEGEELSIAEIKAALRQRTIAGEIVLAVCGSSFKNKGVPLVLDAVIDFLPAPTDIPAIKGSNPDNEEEEMERHASDDEPFAALAFKIATDPFVGTLTFVRVYSGVLNSGDGVINSVKGKKERVGRMVQMHANAREEIKEVRAGDIAALIGMKDVTTGETLCNADKPIILVRMDFPEPVISVAVEPKTKDDQEKMGIALGKLAQEDPSFRVKTDEETGQTIISGMGELHLDILVDRMRREFNVEANIGKPQVSYRERITKNCEIEGKFVRQSGGRGQFGHCWIRFAPADEGQEGLQFLNEVVGGVVPKEYIPAIQKGIEEQMKNGVVAGYPLIGLKATVFDGSYHDVDSNEMAFKVAASMATKQLAQKGGGELLEPIMAVEVVTPEDYMGDVMGDLNRRRGMIQGMEDTVSGKVIRAEVPLGEMFGYATDVRSMSQGRASYSMEFKKYDTAPSHIVESVTKKQG from the coding sequence ATGGCTCGTACTACTCCGATTAGTCGCTACCGTAACATCGGTATCGTCGCTCACGTGGATGCTGGTAAAACCACCACCACCGAGCGCGTCCTTTTTTACACTGGCAAAAGTCACAAAATGGGCGAGGTGCATGACGGCGCCGCGACCACAGACTGGATGGTTCAGGAGCAGGAGCGTGGTATTACCATTACTTCTGCTGCCATTACCGCCTTCTGGAAAGGTTCCGAGAAGCAGTACCCGCACGAGCATCGCTTCAACGTAATCGATACCCCGGGCCACGTAGACTTCACCATTGAAGTAGAACGTTCCCTGCGCGTACTCGACGGCGCTGTCGTTGTGTTCTGCGGTACTTCGGGTGTTGAGCCTCAGTCGGAAACCGTATGGCGTCAAGCCAACAAATACGGCGTTCCACGTCTTGTTTATGTAAACAAGATGGACCGTGCTGGCGCCAACTTCCTGCGCGTGATCGGTCAGATCAAGCAGCGTCTGGGTCACACTCCGGTGCCGATTCAGCTGGCTATCGGTTCGGAAGACAACTTCCAGGGCCAGATCGACCTGATCAACATGCAAGCTGTTTATTGGAACGACTCTGACAAGGGTATGGTTCCGGTTCGCAAGGAAATCCCTGCGGACATGCTCGAGCTGGCCACTGAATGGCGCAGCAATATGGTTGAAGCTGCGGCTGAAGCCAGTGAAGAGCTGATGAACAAGTACCTGGAAGGTGAAGAGCTGTCGATCGCCGAGATCAAGGCTGCTCTGCGTCAGCGTACTATCGCTGGCGAAATCGTTCTGGCTGTTTGCGGTTCGTCCTTCAAGAACAAGGGTGTTCCCCTGGTTCTCGACGCCGTTATCGACTTCCTGCCTGCTCCGACCGACATTCCTGCTATCAAGGGTTCCAACCCTGATAACGAGGAAGAAGAGATGGAGCGTCATGCAAGCGACGACGAGCCGTTCGCGGCTTTGGCGTTCAAGATCGCTACCGACCCATTCGTGGGTACTCTGACCTTCGTCCGCGTTTACTCGGGCGTGTTGAACTCCGGCGACGGCGTGATCAACTCGGTCAAGGGCAAGAAAGAGCGCGTGGGTCGTATGGTGCAAATGCACGCAAACGCCCGTGAAGAGATCAAGGAAGTACGCGCTGGCGACATTGCGGCCCTGATCGGCATGAAGGACGTCACCACTGGTGAAACCCTCTGCAACGCTGACAAGCCAATCATCCTGGTTCGCATGGACTTCCCGGAGCCGGTTATTTCGGTTGCCGTAGAGCCTAAGACCAAGGATGACCAGGAAAAAATGGGTATCGCTCTGGGCAAACTTGCTCAGGAAGACCCGTCTTTCCGCGTTAAAACTGATGAAGAGACTGGTCAAACGATCATCTCCGGCATGGGCGAGCTGCACCTGGACATCCTGGTTGACCGGATGCGCCGTGAGTTCAACGTCGAAGCCAACATCGGCAAGCCACAGGTTTCGTACCGTGAGCGCATCACGAAGAACTGCGAAATCGAAGGCAAGTTCGTTCGTCAGTCCGGCGGTCGTGGCCAGTTCGGTCACTGCTGGATTCGCTTTGCTCCTGCTGACGAAGGTCAGGAAGGTCTGCAATTCCTGAACGAAGTAGTGGGTGGTGTGGTTCCTAAGGAATACATCCCGGCTATCCAGAAGGGTATCGAAGAGCAGATGAAGAACGGCGTTGTTGCCGGCTATCCGCTGATCGGCCTGAAGGCTACCGTGTTCGATGGTTCTTACCACGACGTCGACTCCAACGAGATGGCGTTTAAAGTGGCTGCTTCCATGGCGACCAAGCAACTGGCCCAGAAGGGTGGCGGTGAGTTGCTCGAGCCGATCATGGCGGTAGAGGTTGTTACGCCTGAAGACTATATGGGTGATGTGATGGGCGACCTTAACCGTCGTCGCGGCATGATCCAGGGTATGGAAGACACAGTGTCCGGCAAGGTTATCCGTGCCGAAGTTCCACTGGGTGAGATGTTCGGTTATGCGACCGACGTTCGTTCCATGTCTCAGGGTCGCGCAAGCTACTCTATGGAATTCAAAAAATACGATACGGCTCCGTCGCACATCGTCGAATCCGTTACCAAAAAACAAGGCTGA
- the rpsG gene encoding 30S ribosomal protein S7, whose product MPRRRVAAKREILDDPKYGSQILAKFMNHVMESGKKAVAERIVYGALETVAARKTGTDPLELFEKALDAIAPLVEVKSRRVGGATYQVPVEVRPSRRNALAMRWLVDFARKRGEKSMALRLAGELLDAAEGKGAAVKKREDVHRMAEANKAFSHYRF is encoded by the coding sequence ATGCCAAGACGTCGCGTAGCAGCAAAGCGTGAGATTCTGGACGATCCGAAATACGGAAGCCAAATCCTCGCCAAATTCATGAACCACGTTATGGAAAGCGGCAAGAAAGCCGTCGCCGAACGTATCGTTTATGGTGCCCTGGAAACCGTTGCGGCTCGCAAGACCGGCACCGATCCCCTGGAACTCTTCGAAAAAGCACTCGACGCCATCGCTCCGCTGGTCGAAGTGAAGTCGCGCCGCGTTGGCGGTGCTACTTACCAGGTTCCGGTCGAAGTTCGTCCGTCCCGTCGTAACGCTCTGGCAATGCGCTGGTTGGTAGACTTCGCCCGCAAGCGTGGCGAGAAGTCTATGGCTCTGCGCTTGGCTGGCGAGCTGCTGGATGCTGCTGAAGGTAAAGGTGCTGCTGTTAAGAAGCGTGAAGACGTGCACCGTATGGCCGAAGCTAACAAAGCTTTCTCGCACTACCGCTTCTAA
- the rpsL gene encoding 30S ribosomal protein S12, which translates to MATINQLVRQPRKRIVEKSDVPALQNCPQRRGVCTRVYTTTPKKPNSALRKVCRVRLTNGFEVSSYIGGEGHNLQEHSVVLIRGGRVKDLPGVRYHTVRGSLDTSGVKGRNQGRSKYGTKRPK; encoded by the coding sequence ATGGCAACTATCAACCAGCTGGTACGTCAGCCGCGTAAGCGTATCGTCGAGAAATCCGACGTGCCTGCGCTGCAGAACTGCCCGCAACGTCGTGGCGTGTGCACCCGTGTGTACACCACTACGCCGAAAAAACCTAACTCGGCACTGCGTAAAGTATGCCGTGTGCGTCTGACCAACGGTTTCGAGGTTTCCTCGTACATCGGTGGTGAAGGCCACAACCTGCAAGAGCACAGCGTGGTACTGATCCGCGGCGGTCGTGTAAAAGACTTGCCAGGTGTTCGTTACCACACCGTTCGCGGCTCCTTGGATACTTCCGGCGTTAAAGGTCGTAACCAGGGTCGTTCGAAGTACGGTACCAAGCGTCCGAAGTAA
- the rpoC gene encoding DNA-directed RNA polymerase subunit beta', with protein MKDLLNLLKNQGQVEEFDAIRIGLASPEMIRSWSFGEVKKPETINYRTFKPERDGLFCAKIFGPVKDYECLCGKYKRLKHRGVICEKCGVEVALAKVRRERMAHIELASPVAHIWFLKSLPSRIGLLMDMTLRDIERVLYFESYVVIDPGMTTLEKGQLLNDEQYFEALEEFGDDFDARMGAEAVRELLHAIDLEHEIGRLREEIPQTNSETKIKKLSKRLKLMEAFQGSGNLPEWMVLTVLPVLPPDLRPLVPLDGGRFATSDLNDLYRRVINRNNRLKRLLDLSAPDIIVRNEKRMLQEAVDALLDNGRRGRAITGSNKRPLKSLADMIKGKQGRFRQNLLGKRVDYSGRSVITVGPTLRLHQCGLPKKMALELFKPFIFGKLEMRGLATTIKAAKKMVERELPEVWDVLAEVIREHPVLLNRAPTLHRLGIQAFEPVLIEGKAIQLHPLVCAAYNADFDGDQMAVHVPLTLEAQLEARALMMSTNNILSPANGEPIIVPSQDVVLGLYYMTREAINAKGEGRVFADLQEVDRVFRAGEAALHAKIKVRINETVNDRDGNSVNNTRIVDTTVGRALLFQVVPKGLSFDVVNLPMKKKAISKLINQCYRVVGLKETVIFADQLMYTGFAYSTISGVSIGVNDFVIPDEKARIIGAATDEVKEIESQYASGLVTQGEKYNKVIDLWSKANDEVSKAMMANLSKEKVIDRHGDEVEQESFNSMYMMADSGARGSAAQIRQLAGMRGLMAKPDGSIIETPITANFREGLSVLQYFISTHGARKGLADTALKTANSGYLTRRLVDVAQDLVVTEIDCGTEHGLVMTPHIEGGDVVEPLGERVLGRVIARDVFKPGTEDVIVPAGTLVDEKWVEFIELNSIDEVIVRSPISCETRYGICAKCYGRDLARGHQVNIGESVGVIAAQSIGEPGTQLTMRTFHIGGAASRTSAADSVQVKNGGTVRLHNLKHVERVDGNLVAVSRSGELAIADDFGRERERYKLPYGAVISVKEGDKVDAGAIVAKWDPHTHPIVTEMKGTVTYVGMEEGITIKRQTDELTGMTNIEVLDPKDRPAAGKDIRPAVKMVDDNGKDLLLPGTDVIAQYFLPANALVGVADGAKIAIGDVIARIPQETSKTRDITGGLPRVADLFEARRPKEASILAEVSGTIAFGKETKGKRRLVITPNDGSDPYEELIPKWRHLNVFEGEQVNRGEVISDGPSDPHDILRLLGVSALAKYIVNEIQDVYRLQGVKINDKHIETILRQMLRKVEISESGDSSFIKGDQMELTHVLVENERLNAEDKFVSKFTRVLLGITKASLSTESFISAASFQETTRVLTEAAVTGKRDYLRGLKENVVVGRLIPAGTGLAYHSERKRRRDADKPLRVSASEVEAALTEALNSSGN; from the coding sequence TTGAAAGACCTACTGAATTTGCTGAAAAACCAGGGTCAAGTCGAAGAGTTCGACGCCATCCGTATCGGATTGGCCTCGCCTGAGATGATCCGCTCGTGGTCGTTCGGTGAAGTTAAAAAACCGGAAACCATCAACTACCGTACGTTCAAACCTGAGCGTGACGGTCTGTTCTGCGCCAAGATCTTTGGCCCGGTAAAGGATTACGAGTGCCTGTGCGGTAAGTACAAGCGCTTGAAGCACCGTGGTGTGATCTGCGAGAAGTGCGGCGTTGAAGTTGCACTGGCCAAGGTTCGTCGTGAGCGCATGGCGCACATCGAACTGGCTTCGCCGGTTGCCCACATCTGGTTCCTGAAATCGCTGCCGTCCCGTATCGGCCTGCTGATGGACATGACCCTGCGTGATATCGAACGCGTTCTCTACTTCGAGAGCTATGTCGTTATCGATCCGGGCATGACCACTCTTGAAAAAGGTCAGCTGCTGAACGATGAGCAGTACTTCGAAGCGCTGGAAGAGTTCGGTGACGATTTCGACGCCCGCATGGGTGCTGAAGCTGTCCGTGAACTGCTGCACGCTATCGACTTGGAACACGAGATTGGCCGTCTGCGTGAAGAAATTCCGCAAACCAACTCCGAAACCAAGATCAAGAAGCTGTCCAAGCGTCTGAAGTTGATGGAAGCCTTCCAGGGTTCCGGCAACCTGCCAGAGTGGATGGTGCTGACCGTTCTGCCGGTTCTGCCACCAGATCTGCGTCCACTGGTCCCGCTGGATGGCGGTCGTTTCGCGACTTCCGACCTCAACGATCTGTATCGTCGAGTGATCAACCGTAACAACCGTTTGAAGCGCCTGCTGGATCTGTCCGCTCCGGACATCATCGTGCGCAACGAAAAGCGTATGTTGCAGGAAGCTGTCGATGCACTGCTCGACAACGGTCGTCGTGGCCGCGCTATCACAGGTTCCAACAAGCGTCCTCTGAAATCCCTGGCTGACATGATCAAGGGTAAGCAAGGTCGTTTCCGTCAGAACTTGCTCGGTAAGCGTGTTGACTACTCCGGTCGTTCGGTAATTACCGTAGGCCCGACCCTGCGTCTGCACCAGTGCGGTCTGCCGAAGAAGATGGCTCTCGAGCTGTTCAAGCCGTTCATTTTCGGCAAGCTGGAAATGCGTGGTCTGGCGACCACCATCAAAGCGGCCAAGAAAATGGTCGAGCGCGAGCTGCCGGAAGTTTGGGACGTTCTCGCTGAAGTGATTCGCGAACACCCGGTTCTTCTCAACCGTGCACCGACCCTTCACCGTCTGGGTATCCAGGCGTTTGAACCGGTACTGATCGAAGGCAAGGCTATCCAGCTGCACCCTCTGGTCTGCGCCGCGTACAACGCCGACTTCGACGGCGACCAAATGGCCGTGCACGTACCGCTGACGCTGGAAGCCCAGCTGGAAGCGCGTGCGTTGATGATGTCGACCAACAACATTCTGTCGCCAGCCAACGGTGAGCCAATCATCGTTCCGTCGCAGGACGTTGTATTGGGTCTGTACTACATGACTCGTGAAGCGATCAACGCCAAGGGCGAAGGTCGTGTGTTCGCGGATCTGCAGGAAGTTGACCGTGTGTTCCGTGCCGGCGAAGCCGCACTGCACGCCAAGATCAAGGTTCGTATCAACGAAACCGTGAACGATCGTGACGGCAACAGCGTGAACAACACCCGTATTGTCGACACCACTGTCGGCCGTGCGCTGCTGTTCCAGGTTGTGCCGAAAGGTCTGTCGTTCGACGTCGTCAACCTGCCAATGAAGAAAAAGGCGATCTCCAAGCTGATCAACCAGTGCTACCGCGTGGTTGGTCTGAAGGAGACCGTGATCTTCGCTGACCAGTTGATGTACACCGGTTTTGCCTACTCGACCATTTCCGGCGTTTCCATCGGTGTTAACGACTTCGTTATCCCGGATGAAAAAGCCCGCATCATCGGTGCTGCCACCGACGAAGTGAAAGAGATCGAGAGCCAGTACGCCTCCGGCCTGGTAACCCAGGGCGAGAAGTACAACAAAGTGATCGACCTTTGGTCGAAAGCGAACGACGAAGTCTCCAAGGCGATGATGGCCAACCTCTCGAAGGAGAAAGTCATCGACCGTCACGGCGACGAAGTCGAGCAAGAATCGTTCAACTCGATGTACATGATGGCCGACTCGGGTGCGCGGGGTTCCGCAGCACAGATTCGTCAGCTGGCCGGTATGCGTGGTCTGATGGCCAAGCCGGACGGTTCCATCATTGAAACGCCGATTACTGCGAACTTCCGTGAAGGTCTGAGCGTACTCCAGTACTTCATCTCGACTCACGGTGCTCGTAAAGGTCTGGCGGATACCGCGTTGAAGACTGCGAACTCCGGTTACCTGACTCGTCGTCTGGTAGACGTGGCGCAGGATCTGGTCGTGACCGAGATCGATTGCGGCACCGAGCATGGCCTGGTGATGACTCCGCACATTGAAGGCGGTGACGTTGTAGAGCCGCTGGGTGAGCGCGTATTGGGCCGTGTCATTGCCCGCGACGTATTCAAGCCGGGTACCGAGGACGTCATCGTTCCAGCCGGCACTCTGGTAGACGAGAAGTGGGTCGAGTTCATCGAGCTGAACAGCATCGACGAAGTGATCGTGCGTTCGCCGATCAGCTGCGAAACCCGCTACGGCATCTGCGCCAAGTGCTACGGCCGTGACCTGGCTCGTGGTCACCAGGTGAACATCGGTGAGTCGGTCGGCGTAATCGCTGCCCAGTCCATCGGTGAGCCGGGTACCCAGCTGACGATGCGTACGTTCCACATCGGTGGTGCGGCAAGCCGTACTTCCGCAGCCGACAGCGTTCAGGTGAAGAATGGCGGTACCGTCCGTCTGCACAACCTGAAACACGTTGAACGTGTGGACGGCAACCTGGTTGCCGTGTCCCGTTCCGGTGAGCTGGCGATTGCTGACGACTTCGGTCGTGAGCGCGAGCGCTACAAGCTGCCGTACGGTGCTGTGATTTCGGTTAAAGAAGGTGACAAGGTCGACGCTGGCGCCATCGTGGCCAAGTGGGATCCGCACACCCACCCGATCGTTACCGAAATGAAAGGTACCGTGACCTACGTGGGCATGGAAGAAGGCATCACGATCAAGCGTCAGACTGACGAATTGACCGGTATGACCAACATTGAAGTACTTGATCCGAAAGATCGTCCGGCTGCCGGCAAGGACATCCGTCCTGCTGTGAAGATGGTTGACGACAACGGCAAGGATCTGTTGCTGCCAGGCACTGACGTTATCGCTCAGTACTTCCTGCCAGCCAACGCCCTGGTCGGTGTTGCGGACGGTGCGAAGATTGCGATCGGTGATGTTATCGCGCGTATCCCGCAGGAAACTTCGAAGACTCGTGACATCACCGGTGGTCTGCCGCGTGTTGCCGACCTGTTCGAAGCTCGTCGTCCGAAAGAAGCGTCGATTCTGGCTGAAGTCAGCGGCACCATCGCGTTTGGTAAAGAGACCAAGGGCAAGCGCCGTCTGGTCATCACCCCGAACGACGGTAGCGATCCGTACGAAGAGCTGATTCCGAAGTGGCGTCACCTGAACGTGTTCGAAGGCGAACAGGTAAACCGCGGCGAAGTTATCTCCGACGGTCCGAGCGATCCGCACGACATCCTGCGTCTGCTGGGTGTGAGCGCGCTGGCCAAGTACATCGTCAACGAGATCCAAGACGTTTACCGTCTGCAAGGCGTGAAGATCAACGACAAGCACATCGAGACCATCCTGCGTCAGATGCTGCGTAAAGTTGAGATCTCCGAGTCCGGCGACTCCAGCTTCATCAAGGGCGACCAGATGGAACTGACTCACGTTCTGGTAGAGAACGAACGTCTGAACGCGGAAGACAAGTTTGTCTCCAAGTTCACCCGCGTTCTGCTGGGTATCACCAAGGCGTCGTTGTCGACCGAATCGTTCATCTCGGCGGCTTCCTTCCAGGAAACCACCCGCGTACTGACCGAAGCGGCGGTAACCGGCAAGCGCGATTACCTGCGCGGCCTGAAAGAAAACGTGGTTGTGGGTCGTCTGATCCCGGCCGGTACCGGTCTGGCTTATCACAGCGAGCGCAAGCGTCGTCGTGATGCAGACAAGCCGTTGCGCGTTAGCGCCAGTGAAGTGGAAGCTGCACTGACCGAAGCGCTGAACTCGAGCGGTAACTGA